Sequence from the Montipora foliosa isolate CH-2021 chromosome 12, ASM3666993v2, whole genome shotgun sequence genome:
GTTCAGACAAAAATTGCTCGGCAGGAAGTTCAactaccactttattacatccttTTAACTGTAACTAACAATAAGTAATAAAGATCatccatttttttgtttttttgaaaaagcaaagttttgggaacaaaagtttCAAAATTCACCACTTAATGGCTTTCTCCGTCTCttgttttcctgcaatttgactggttagtcagtaccaatataTTGACCCAGTTAGGAAATAAAGTTGCaacacaatggttttctttgtcttacaTTTCCctaaaatttgattggttactttaaacaagccttgaaatctgattggttggttttttactgttcctttctcattggctgggaaAAGATGCGATTCagagcaaaaaaatatttcgatTCATGAATAAATCTCACTACTGAGAGctaatcagattgcaaggatcaccagtgatttctaaatggatgtaataaaaacaagaataaataaaaatactcCGTTATATCATGAATCAATTGGCCAATATAGTTTAGCACAAAAGTCTCCCGCCTGGGCGATCAGGCAACAAAGTCAAAAACCTCTGAAATCTTGCACTTCTCATAAAATAAAACTACTAAGCTAAAATTGTTGAACTGATAGCACCAAACGCACTTCAACAAACAGAAAATACTATTACAGATTCCACGGCGAGAAAAACTCAAATGGAAAACCAGGCGAAGCTTATTTCAGTTGTTACAGTCCTGTCTTAAAGTggccctgtgaccaaaaaattaattgatatttttctttggatttcaaaactatgttaacaagaCACTAATACCCTGTTCACAccaaaaaaacatgtttaattaaacaaagtttaacGAAACCATGTTTAATTGAACATGGTTAACTGATCAACTCGTTCACACCGAACTACGAGAGCTGACAACAACGCAGCCTCATGTTCATGGTCAGCCTCGCGTTCGTGTAATTGTAATTGACGTAAAATTgaacaacaatgtaaacaaaatggcggatgcgcTAAATATTGcgcttttgttttggaaaacacgGAGAGAAGAAAGCCGAAAAATCGCGGAAAGTCGTGCAAAGCTTGCCAGGAGACGACTCTACCGATACCTCCGCCGAAGATGTCTTGTTTCatctgtattttttttgttgttggcgCGGCAACTATTTCAATGCGCCCCAAGTTTACGTCGAGTTTGGAGTAAAAGCAGGTCTCAGTCCTTTTGGGAGGAGACCTGCCAAGGCTGGAGCGATAATGATTGGGTAGAGAACTTCAGGATGTCGAAGGATTCGTTTGAATATCTGTGCGCTGAACTATCACCCCATATCGCGAAACAGAACACGAACTTTCGTAAAGCCATTGCAGTTCGCCATCGCGTTGCAATCACTTTGTATTGGCTTGCCGACTCCGCTCGCTACAGAACAATTGGAAACTTGTTTGGCGTTGGAAAATCCACCGTGTGTACCATCGTGAAACAGGTATGTGAGGTACTTGCAGGTATTCTTCTTCCTCggtatattttcttttcacaaaatcagcaagaagTACAAGATCAGATCGATGGTTTTAGAGATCGTGCGGGGTTTCCCCAAGTAGTGGCCGCTCTTGACGGTTGCCATGTGCCTATCATTGCACCTCTCCAAAGTCCGGAAGATTACGTGAATCGAAAAGGATTCCACGCAGTAACACTGCAGGGATTGGTTGACAGCAACTATCGTTTTGTTGACATTTTTGTTGGATGGCCGGCGAAAGTTCACGACGCGCGCGTATTTAAAAATTCACCGCTGTTTTGCCACTGCTGTGCGAGGACTTTCCTACCGCTTCAATTATCTAAAGTCATATCAGGTGTGAGAGTTCCGCCCTTGATAGTTGGAGACTCTGCATATGCGCTCAGTGACTGGCTGATGAAGCCGTATACTGATAATGGAAACTTAACGCGAGAACAAGTGAATTTCAACAAGATCCTCAGCATGACAAGAGTGGTGGTTGAGAATGCCTATGGAAGACTAAAGGGTAGGTTCAGAAGCATTGCAAAGAGGCTGGACCTTAATGTTGAGACTGTTTGTCTTGTCATTGCTGCTTGTTGCGTGTTGCACAACTTCTGTGAAGTCATGGGTGAGGACTTTAATGAGGAGTGGCTGCAAGGTGTACAGCTCCATCTTGGTGTTTTCCCAGTCGACCCAAACCAAGGACAAAACAGGAATGCTGTAGCCATCAGAGAAGCCATCAAGACATCATTATTGTAATTACCGAGCGAATAGCCTCCCATGCAGACATTCTTTTGGCTTATGAGGCAATCTCTCCTGACCTGCCCAATAAGGGATTGTGAGCCAAAAGAATGTCTGCCCgagagacaaaaaaacaaaacaaaacaacaactgtaTTGACTAACACAAACTACTGTGCAGACCAGTTTTAAATTTTGCGTATAAAATTGTTGTAGCTGGAAATTCTATGGTCATGcaagtttaattaaagaacGATTTTAGCTATTACATGTACTATGCGAATCCAAAAACCATGAACTGCTCAATAATTTTTGACATTAACATTTTAATTGTGAATTTACCAATCACATGCGAGATAAAACCACAAAAATATGCAAACTACACAGTTAATTACCATTACAGCTGGCAGTTTTCATCTATGCATTGAGATCTGATGTATGGCTTTTTCCTTGTAACACATTAACATTCCAGAGATAATTTGAGTGTTCATGGTTTTTGAATTCACATAGTAAAGACGAACTGGGAatttattgaacggcttcaaaaacctCTGATATAGATCTTTTCATTCTTGCAGTGCTATTTAGATTTTGGGTTATCTTGGCCAAGAGAATTGGAATATATGAAAAGGGGCAGGGATGCTTTTCGTCTTGCTTAAGGGTGtaaatttctgattttttattttgcttaggGTGTTCCAGGCAAAACGTCTATAGTGTTAGCTATAATGGTCTCGTTTAGGGCTGCACATGAAGAAATATACAACTAAATGTTCACTCCTTAGTTTTCTTGGCATCTTTTGGGGTCAAGGAAAGCTTGAACCACACCCAGATTTATCTCATTTAGggattcttttcaaaatttcagaaGGGCATCTCTGCCCCTTTCAAATAGGACTCCCCCTCAGGTACTCACCTTCTGTAATAGTCTGGATATTTGGTGGGCCTTGTAAATGCTTCTTGTGGCTATAAAACATCTTGCAAAGTCATTACCCTGTACAGAGCATTAATTTTTGCTCTGCACTGCAGTCCATTTGTGTGAGGGAAATCAAATGGCAGCAGTCATTGTTTCGTTTTCCTCAACAACTTAACAAAAGTATTATCAGTCTTATGTACAATCATTCAATTGATCAGCTCACAGATAACACAGATGACTCAATTATTTCAATGTATtgcaatattaatttttacGTATTTTAAAATCATACATTGAACTTATAGACAGTTTAAGTTGCTGTAgctgttttgttgcatttgttttataataataaagaatTCTTAAATGAATTAACAATATACAGGAAAAGAGCACACTATTCTGATTTTGAAATTACAGTGTGGCATGAAAAAATCTACTATTAACTGCATTGAGATGAAATCAAAGACTTAAGACAGGTATAAAAAGGAAACACTACATTCCTGCATTCTTATGGAAAGATACTATACATGAAATATCAGATAGAAATTGTATCAAGGcctgcaaatttttgttttctgcagtaaattttgaaaaaaaattcaaactggcTGAATTTGTTCATGTGAAAAAGCAAGACAttgaaaatcacaaaaaagaacTCAATTGCCACAATTGCCTCAATTGCCACAATTTTATATCATAGCTGGGGCAGTGCAGTCACATGTAGATGGAATTATTTTACAAAGATGCTGTAGCTCTGTTTTGGTCCAAATATTCAATTCCGTGATGTGACACTGCCCTTTTAGCAACTTGGAATTAATTAACAGAAGAacagaacttaaaaaaaaagactctCTTCTAAAATTTAATTTCAGATTGCCTTTGAAACTTTCTCTGAGCCTGCAGGCAGCTGAGAGCAGTAAGAGGATGCTGTATTTCTTACAGTACATTCAACACTTCTGACTGGGGCAAGAGCTGTACGattaataatattacaaatCAAGTGTATTTTTCGGGAGTAACAAGAATGCCATATTTTGCGGTTTCCATAGTATGAGAAATTGATGTGTCCCACTCAAGCAGAtagtgcaattttgagaacttcaCTCATATTTTTGTACTCAAGCTAGTCCATGTGATTTCTTATGATATACAGTTTATAGGCATTGCTGTTAATACATTATTGTCAGTCTGTTTTGGGGTGGACTCTTGATGAATCTGATTATTGCACATGCACATTGTTGCCCTAAGCAACTATTTATTAGTTGAGGAATATTGGAATTCCCTAGGAATaagatttagaaaaaaatgtggaAGGTCTAGTGAAAATCTCTGGAATTCTTGGTGGGTAAACATAAATTGTAGGAAATTCTCCAATAGTAAACACATAAATAATAGTGCATTTCTTGGGGGGAGCCCATGTCTGACCAGTGCATTTTAATGCATTTATTTATGGGTATATATGtacatagttaatctagggactggttatgaaaccctgggaatttcaaaagcaggaacaataaagtcgcaattagatgttgaaccgaccgtgaccctgcacaatcttttgcttttggttcacaagttaatttcgaataaattagtccaagcttttgattggttatcctgccgaaaaaagcctgtttttgtcgggttttgtgcagggtcaaggccaaaaaagcgaacaaaaacatgaaacaaagaaacttgtcgagtttcataaccagcctacatctattaactatggtatgTACCAGTAACAGTGAAAAGCCATATGCATCATTCCTCAACAGAGGAGATACACTACAAATGAACATGTACACAGACTCGATACTAAAATATCTGTCCAACATAAAAAACAGGCATAGGAGACCCAAGCTCAATATTTGAACAGTATTGAAAACGGCGGTTAAAATGAGCCGAAACATTTTGAGCAATAAATAACAGCGAATTAATTAACGATACAATTCGGATGCCGTAAAATTCAACATAAGAAATATAATTTCAAGGAATGAAAGTTTCAAAATAGCTCATAAGCTAGTCTAATTTCTTTTAACAGCTCGCACAAAATGGCAAGAAACTTACGCAGGTACTTGGTTCTACTTGTGAAGAACCTGCGCCAGTTTCAGGAGAAATTCTTGATCCTCCTTCTTTCGCTTCTCCGCTCTTTCCTCCTCTCGCCTTTCTCTTGCCGCTTCAGCTTCGAGGAAGCTCTTGTCAGCCGCTTACTGATACTCCACAAAGGACTCAAACACTTTATCAAACTTTGCAAATACATCAGAAGCggttttcctctttttattTGCCTTCAATACGGCCGACTGACGGGGTACCGGCTTCTCTGTTTCATCGGCTTCCGTCGCACCTGAAGGAACACCATGGCGACCGCCAAAACTTCAATGGGTTGCATAAACGTTATAGCCAagtgagaaataaaaaatgtttgATTTATGGTATAGTTATCTCAATATTACACTGTAATACGGATACACCTGTCTTGTATCTGCTTGTACAGTACGCATATCAAAAACTCTCAAGTACGGTATTCAAACATGCTGATTGAACAAAACTTTCACAGACGTCCGTCTCGATGTTGCTTTTGGACACAATTCTATTGTCTGGCCCTCCAATCGGAGAGCATTTTATAACTCTTACCTGTCACCGCTGTCAAATAATTCAGAGGTTTGTGAAGGTTTTCTGACTTTTCTTTGCTGCTGCCAGGGTTGTTTACGTTTGGCTCAACGTTTTCTGCGCTTGTTATTTCTTCATCATCGACCCCATCTATGGAAATTGTTGCGGACTGTATAATTACCTTTGGTTTGGTACATGGCTTGTCCGACAAAAACTCGTCCACTTCGTCGAAGAAAGCCAGCTTCTTCTTTGGTGTGGCATTTCCCGTCTTGCTGCATTCGTCTTTGTAGTTTCTATAGGCGCTTATCAGAGTGTGAATTCGTGTCTTGCAGCTGCCGTCGTCTCTGTCTTCATAGCCTGCAGCTCGAAGATATGCCGCAATTTCTAGCCATATTGGCTTTTTTCTTGTGCATGATTTTAGCTGCAGCTGGATATTCTCGTCTCCCCACTTTTCAAGTAACAGGAGGGTTTCTTTGTGCTCCCAGATTCTTCCGCGAGTTTTGGTttctgccgccattttgaatgtatTTTATTAAACACGATTGTTAAACTACCTTGAGAGGTAGTTTTGTTAAACACGGTTTTAGACGTGTTTTGTTAAACACGCCCGCAGTGTGAACGGCCAGTCTTATTAACTCTGTTTaacaaaacaagttttaaacatgtttaagcTTTGGTGTGAACGGGGTATAAGTGAcacacgttttaagccttgatttcaaaaagacagctctttattttaactgtaattttcctatttaatggtccgtcattactaacattatgttcttgagagagctggatcgaggataaaatgacgtcaaaggcacactagtttaagaatgcaatacgtgtgtacgccgcagaattaatatgcagcacggggattttgggctttcagacttttaaactcacgctttgcatatataataagctgcgttcacacgctgaaattttaagctagtgagcctctgacgtcacttttccctggatccaaccgtctgaggtccaatcagtccgttttgaacgtgagtaatggcggaccgtgaaatccacaacttacactcaaagtaaacggcctttggataaaaatcaaagctcaaaattttgccagtcaggtgttaagcaaatacactttcaaaatctgaaggaaaaaaggaagcggtttttttgatcacaagGGCACTTTAACGAATTCAAGGCCTAAGGAAGACTCTCATACCCTAAAAAGACAAAAATGTGTAAAGAGAAACACTGGATGTTCCAGGATTTCTTGTCTGTGTCGTCGAGACTCAACTTTATATTACTTTACGAGAGGTATTCACAGGATAATTGATTTTAAAGGCAAGAGAAATGACCACAGTTCTAATGCAAAATCtgcaatgaaaacaaatttcagaACAATGATGTTGCAGAACTGAGACTGAGTTGTCTCTTTAGAGGGGAAGATAGCTCACACAACTACGACTCCTTCGGATCACCATAATTTAATCTGGATGACTTAGCTCTGCCATGACCGGGAAACAACTAACCCACTATCTCAAATCTAAACAGTTGATTAAGTACGCACGCACTATATCAACACGATGAGGGGTGATTGGTCATTTAAACGAGGAATACTTGTTGAAGGCAGCATCTATGATACTAAAAGTCGCGCCTCGAGATCTAAGAAGAAACTAAGCAAGCAACGACTTTAAACCGCAAATTTAGGAATAATTAAAGCAGCAGTACTTTCAAAACTAACTGTAGATAATGGTGGACATCACAGCTGTGGCCGGGCAACTTGAGTCTAATCCTAACTGAGCGTGATCCTAATTTTCATAGCAACATGAATACAACAAAAGCTCATACTAAAGCTTCCGATAACAGCTAATTACAAAGTTTATTGATTACTTATGGTAACCTTGGTATGCTCACCAACTTATGCTAAGAAAGCTAAACTAAAGCTAACGCACTAAAATTACTTAAATAATCAAAAAAATTCACACGAATACATTAATTAATTAGAAACCTCTCGTATTCTTGTTTCTTTAACGTGATCGTGCAGTGGAAACACTTTTGGGAGTTGACCATAAGCTAACCTATGGTGTTTGCCATAAAAAGGAAAAGCTAACTAATTAACTTGACAGGGAACTATCACATACAGAGATTCGTCTCTGTCTAGTACATTCTCCCGTGAGAAAGTTTGCTAATGAGGCTCCGTGATGACAAGATGGCTTTGTCCTACTGTGCGACATATTCAGACGGTAATTCTTTTAACATTACTCTTGTgaatttcttgacttaatttcCTGTTACCCTTAAATCTTCAAAATATCTTAAAACATACTTCGAAAAAGACATAGAAGTACTGAACTCTATATCAACATCTTCATGACATCCAGGGGtacagaaaattaaaaaaataataaaaaaaagaacacttGAAAGATTTACTCATCACGCGAAGGGATTAGTGAGAGTGCTAAAATATAAAATAGAGaggttaaaatataaaaatcttATATTAGTATGTTGTCTAGCTGATTTAGTTAAAAACAAGCTAACCATCCTGTACAGGAAGAAGAATAACTACTAATGGCAGAGCGTCTCTTTCACctgtgcaacatttttaatTGGCGGAACTGAGACAACAAGT
This genomic interval carries:
- the LOC137979707 gene encoding uncharacterized protein translates to MAAETKTRGRIWEHKETLLLLEKWGDENIQLQLKSCTRKKPIWLEIAAYLRAAGYEDRDDGSCKTRIHTLISAYRNYKDECSKTGNATPKKKLAFFDEVDEFLSDKPCTKPKVIIQSATISIDGVDDEEITSAENVEPNVNNPGSSKEKSENLHKPLNYLTAVTGATEADETEKPVPRQSAVLKANKKRKTASDVFAKFDKVFESFVEYQ